A window of Conger conger chromosome 13, fConCon1.1, whole genome shotgun sequence contains these coding sequences:
- the scn4ba gene encoding sodium channel, voltage-gated, type IV, beta a isoform X1, translating into MEPRRSGGAVPRGPARSSDAVYAGVTVVLLFAVWCAQALEVSVGKVPHIEAMNGSTVLLPCTYSSCFGIKNLYFSWSYNDNGTMVKLCQAVIPAEGVDPNVKLYHDRVGFVGKGHNISILLYNITFEDDGEYICFARNPKEKNRNHSAIYRLYVVDELKVVDKTLTTIIMSVVGGLIGLIVFVMILKALILFALRKMREKNKECLVSSSGNDNTENGLTGSKADNKATPKA; encoded by the exons ATGGAGCCCAGGAGAAGTGGCGGGGCGGTCCCGCGCGGTCCAGCCCGGTCCAGCGATGCGGTCTACGCCGGCGTCACCGTCGTACTGCTGTTCG CGGTGTGGTGCGCTCAGGCGCTGGAGGTGTCGGTGGGGAAGGTCCCCCACATAGAGGCCATGAACGGCAGCACCGTGCTCCTGCCCTGCACCTATTCCAGCTGCTTCGGCATCAAGAACCTCTACTTCAGCTGGAGCTACAATGACAACGGTACCATGGTGAAG TTGTGCCAGGCAGTCATTCCTGCCGAGGGGGTGGACCCGAACGTCAAGCTTTATCATGACAGGGTGGGGTTTGTGGGCAAGGGCCACAACATCTCCATCCTGCTGTACAACATCACCTTTGAGGACGACGGCGAATACATTTGCTTCGCCCGTAACCCCAAAGAGAAGAACCGCAACCACAGCGCCATCTACAGGCTCTACGTGGTAGACGAAT TGAAGGTGGTCGATAAAACCCTGACGACCATCATCATGTCCGTGGTGGGAGGGCTCATCGGCCTGATCGTCTTCGTCATGATCCTGAAGGCCCTCATCCTCTTTGCACTTCGCAAAATGCGGGAGAAGAA TAAAGAGTGCCTTGTGAGTTCTTCAGGGAATGACAACACAGAAAATGGGCTCACAGGATCCAAAGCTGACAATAAAGCAACACCAAAGGCATGA